CTGTGATCGACCATACTGATATGCTTTGGCTGCCTGTAGTCTGGCAAGTTAACCAAATGCCAGGGTTTAAATTCGCCCAAAGGGTAATGGTTGATGAGGCTCAGGATATGAGTCGTTTACAGCTCGAATTTGTTTTGTCTTTGGCTCACGAAAGAGCCAAAATGCTATTTGTCGGCGATCCGGCTCAATCGATTAATGGATTTTGTGGGGCGGATACCGATAGCTTTAGAAATATTCAAATTAGACTTCAGGCTCAAAAGTTCACTCTGCCAGTGTGCTATCGATGTCCTAAGACTCATATTAAATTGATTAACAAGCTCTATCCTGAAATTCCCATCGTACCTAGAGACAATGCTCCTCCAGGAAGTATTAACGTGATTAAGGAAGTGGAACTGTGGGATGAGACAAAAGATAGTCGAATTACGCCTGGGGACTTAGTGATTGCCAGATGCAGCAGTAGTTTAGTAGATCTTCATTTGAAGATGATTATTAGAGGTATTCCCAGTAATTTAGTCGGTAGCTCTCTACAACAGGATCTATTGAATCTTTTAGAAGATATTGCCGAGCAGACGGGATTTGAATTTCAAAAGTTGGCTGAGTTTTCCCAGAGTTATTTGAAATTCAAACAGTCTATTTACGAACAGAATGATAACGGGGCGATTTTACTGCTACAGCTAAAAGACCAAATCAAAGCAATCGAGGCGATTTATAATCATTTTCAGAGTAAGTCCTTGGCAGAATTATCCTCAAATATTAAACAGTTGTTTGGCTCGGAAGATGATGAGGCAGTTTTGTTATCTACCGTTCATCGAGCTAAAGGCATGGAAAGCGAAAGAGTATATATAGCCGAACCTTTAACCCTACCTTTACTATGGGAAGGTCAAAAAGAATGGCAAGAACAACAAGAGCAGAATCTACTTTACGTTGCCCTCTCTCGCAGTACCAAGGATTTGTTTTTGATTGGAGATGCTTTTTGGTATGACCAGAAAACTGGTTCGATTATCGATAAACATGAGTCTGATTTGACCTCTGTTGTGGGTTCTAGTGTTACTGAACTAGTGAAGCTAGCATCCTCAGAAGAACTGGAACAATATATCAAGACAATTAGATCTGAGCAGGGTAAAAGAATTAGTCAGAGGTTTCAAAGGTTAGTTTAAGTGCTGCAAATCATTGGCTTGTCCCTAGCGGGAGTGTTAGGGGAAGTTTTTGTGTAATTAAATAAAAAATGAACGACTCAAAAAAGACAGGAGTTGAAATTGAACGTGGGAGACGGCGAACCTGCGTCGCCGAGTCCAACCACGTTGTTGTCAATCTGTCTGAGCTTTATCGCGATCTGGGTTGGGGAATGCCAGTCACCCCAAAACTCAGAACTTTATTGAGACAAATAAGTATGGGAATTGATGTTCAGAAAATAGTTGAAAATAATCCTTATCTTGCCAGATTAATGACCGAATGCCAGTTACTTTTTCCCGAAGTGTTTAACAAAAAGTTGAATCAGCATTGGGATTATCAGGTTGCTTGGCAATTTGAGGGAGGGTGGCTCGAATCTTTACTGGATTTAGTAGCAATGCAAGATCACAATATGTTGATAATAGACTGGTCTGGTCTAGAAGTTAATGCGATCGCTACAGCCCAGGCTTATATTTTATGCCAACAGTTAAAGTTGCCGCCGAATAAGATTTCAATTATCAGTCTTCTGACAAATGATCTCAAAGCAGATCATCGTATTTGCTTTAGCAGAAGAAGAATTTTTACCAACGATTTAGTTGTTTGCGAACAAGAATTAGGAGAACGATTGGATCTGCTGCATCAGGGCAAAGATCTAAGATTGGTATTGCCAGAAAAAGAGTCAGAAACGGAATTTAGCCTTCTGACGGAAATCGAGGCTATTCCAGAAATAGTAATTGATTAAACCGCTTTGCGGCAAGCTCTTAGTCGTTAGCTTTTAGCTTAATTAAAACTAGATTTAAACTACTTTTAATTGGAGACTCTTCATCACTCCCGCTCTGAGAAGAAAGTAAGGACTTGTAAGCTTTACACTCGCTTCGCGACCGAAGGACGTCCTTTAGGGCATCGTCCGCAACTATTTGAACCCAAGCTTTACTAAAAGCTAAAAGCTAAAAGCTATTGTTAAACCTCAATACCCTTGCGGGTTAGCCATCGAGCAAGAATTTTGATGATTCATGGAACAATTACCTATCTCATATCAACTATATTCGAGTAACAATCAAGGGCAAAATCCTCAACAATACGAGGTGAGCGATCGAGCTGTACCTCCAGTTGACCAATTAAATCAGTACTCAACTCAAGGACGTGTACCTTTGCTACAGCAGCAAGCTCAGATGGGTTTGGCTACTGTAGATACTCAAACTTATTTTCACGCCTACCAAAGTTTGCTGGCTCAGTTTAAGGGAAATGTAGACTGTCGAGTAATTCCAAGCAAGAAGAATGGAGATACGTTTACTTTAACTAAAGCAGGCGCAGAAAGGATTTGTCGCTTCTTTGGTCTGAACTATCAGCTGTTTGTCCTTCCTTCTATTAAACTAGATTTTGCCAATAATATCTTTTATTATGCTCACGAATGCCAATTAAGTTATCAGGGAAAAGTAGTGGGTAATGGGTTTGGTAACTGCAACAACAGAGAAACCAAGTACAACAAATCTTATTCTCCCGATATTCTCAATACTCTAGATAAGATGTCTCAAAAAAGAGCCTTCATTAGTGCTGTGTTATTTACTACGGGCGGAAGCAGGTTTTTTGGACAAAAAGTAGACGATCTCTAGCTGGTAGAAATCCGATGTTAGCGAGGAAGATTATCACAAATGAGAAGCTGGGGCTGAAGTAGGATAAACCAGAACATACTCAGTATGTGGTGATTATGCCCGTGATTATTGCCATGCTGTTTTCTTTTGCCGTAGTTAGGTTTAATAAATTAGCTCGAACAAATGCAATAGAAACACCTTACTCTGACCCCTATTATTTATTGGGGCGCATATAAATTGACTGGTAAGATGTAGTTAACTTCTTACCTAAAAATTCTACAAAAAATTAATATTTTGTTATAGATCGATTAATGATTCTAAAAACTAGGGCTAGATTCACTCTGAAAAAACTGGAATCATTAATGACAGCTTCATGAGCGAATACATTGCGGAAAGTTTAAAGCGAGAAATTCGTAGTCACTTTGCAGATTGTTGTGCTTATTGCCATACTGCTCATGCACTGATGCCTGTTACCTTTGAATGCGAACATATTATTCCTCGTTCGGCTGGGGGCAAAACAGTTTTTGAAAATCTGTGCTTGGCTTGCCCAATGTGCAATCGCTACAAATCCAATCGTCAACTCGTACCAGATCCTCAAACTGAAGAGAAAGTGCTTTTATCAAAAGCTT
The DNA window shown above is from Pleurocapsa minor HA4230-MV1 and carries:
- a CDS encoding UvrD-helicase domain-containing protein — protein: MQPSTHQQQVIDWLQADSDVRDAVVNSVAGSGKSTLLKLAADAISTSNVKIQDCLVLVFNKKNKTALVKKLDSRWQYSISTVHSAGYQVLKKYLGVKRLEVEESKYRHLAKSLDWFNGSDPKQAKIVSLSSFLKLFEFVRLTLSPLTPQALFGLISHYALDIDKQHLAQISQRIDYLFRVGMDAAATEAVIDHTDMLWLPVVWQVNQMPGFKFAQRVMVDEAQDMSRLQLEFVLSLAHERAKMLFVGDPAQSINGFCGADTDSFRNIQIRLQAQKFTLPVCYRCPKTHIKLINKLYPEIPIVPRDNAPPGSINVIKEVELWDETKDSRITPGDLVIARCSSSLVDLHLKMIIRGIPSNLVGSSLQQDLLNLLEDIAEQTGFEFQKLAEFSQSYLKFKQSIYEQNDNGAILLLQLKDQIKAIEAIYNHFQSKSLAELSSNIKQLFGSEDDEAVLLSTVHRAKGMESERVYIAEPLTLPLLWEGQKEWQEQQEQNLLYVALSRSTKDLFLIGDAFWYDQKTGSIIDKHESDLTSVVGSSVTELVKLASSEELEQYIKTIRSEQGKRISQRFQRLV
- a CDS encoding HNH endonuclease encodes the protein MSEYIAESLKREIRSHFADCCAYCHTAHALMPVTFECEHIIPRSAGGKTVFENLCLACPMCNRYKSNRQLVPDPQTEEKVLLSKALSCKPFD